The sequence CGCATGCGAGGCTGACCTGGGGGGCGAGCGGGGGTGGCCTGGTGGGCGAGCGGGGCGGACGGGTTTCGCCGGGCCGTCGCGGCGGATGCCCTACCTTAAACCAACCGCCGAAAGTCCAGCACCAGAAAATGGGAAAGCCGTTGTGTGCCGGAGTAGAATGCCTATGCTCCCCCGCCACGCTCCGGGGAAGGAAAAAAAGCGATGGCCTCTTACATCTCCGACGATCTGCGCTCTGGCGCGCTGTTCTATCACCGCAACCCGCGTCCCGGTAAGCTTGAGATCCAGGCCACCAAGCCGCTTGCGAACCAGCGCGACCTCGCTCTTGCCTATACGCCCGGCGTCGCCGCCGTGTGCGAGGCGATCGCGGCGGAGAAGGAGCTTGTGGCCGAACTGACCGCCCGGCAGAACCTCGTCGCCGTCGTCTCCAATGGCACCGCCGTGCTGGGCCTCGGCAATATCGGCCCGGAAGCCTCCAAGCCTGTCATGGAAGGCAAGGCGGTGCTGTTCAAGAAATTCGCCGGCATCGACGTGTTCGACATCGAGATCAACGCGCTGGAGCCGGACCATGTGGTGAGCGTGGTGGCGGCGCTGGAGCCGACCTTCGGCGGCATCAATCTCGAAGACATCAAGGCGCCGGAATGCTTCGAGATCGAGACGCGCCTGCGCGAGAAGATGGCGATCCCGGTCTTCCATGACGACCAGCATGGCACCGCCATCATCGTGGTGGCGGCCATCGTCAATGCGCTCCACATTGGCGGCAAGAAGCTGGAAGACGTGAAGATCGTCACCTCGGGCGCCGGCGCCGCCGCCATCGCCACGCTGAACCTGCTGCGCTCCATGGGCGCCCGGCGCGAGAACATCTGGGTCACCGACATCGAGGGCGTGGTCTATGAGGGCCGCGAGAAGCTGATGGACCCCTATAAGGGGGTGTTCGCGCAGAAGACCGACAAGCGCACTCTGGCCGAAGTGATCGAGGGGGCCGACATCTTCATCGGCCTCTCCGCCGGCGGCGTGCTCAAGCCGGAAATGCTGAAGACCATGGCCGACCGCCCGCTGATCATGGCGCTGGCCAACCCGACCCCGGAAATCATGCCGGATCTCGCCCGCGACGCGCGCCCCGACGCGATGATCTGCACCGGCCGTTCGGACTTCCCGAACCAGGTCAACAATGTCCTGTGCTTCCCCTTCATCTTCCGCGGCGCGCTCGATGCGGGGGCGACGACGATCAATGAGGAGATGAAGGTCGCGGCGGTGAACGCCATCGCCGAGCTGGCGCGCGAGACGCCGTCCGATGTCGTCGCCCGCGCCTATGGCGGCGAGACGCCGGTGTTCGGCCCCACCTCGCTCATTCCTTCGCCCTTCGATCCGCGTCTGATCCTGCGCATCGCCCCGGCGGTGGCCAAGGCGGCGATGGAGTCGGGTGTCGCCAAGCGGCCGATCGCCGATTTCGACGCCTATCAGGAACAGCTCGACCGCTTCGTCTTCCGCTCCGGCCTGGTGATGAAGCCGATCTTCGCCCTCGCCAAGCAGGCGCCCAAGCGGGTGATCTATGCCGAGGGCGAGGATGAGCGCATCCTGCGCGCCGCGCAGGTGGTGGTGGAGGAGGGTATCGCCCGCCCGATCCTGATCGGCCGTCCCTCGGTGGTGGAAACCCGGCTGCAGCGCTTCGGCCTGTCGATCCGGCCGGGGCGCGAATTCGACCTCATCAATCCCGAGGACGATCCGCGCTACCGCGACTATGTCACCACCTATGTCGAGCATGCCGGCCGGCGCGGGGTGACGCCCGAACTCGCCCGCACGCTGGTGCGCACCACGCCGACCGTGATCGCCGCGCTGGCGGTGGTGCGCGGCGATGCCGACACCATGCTGTGCGGGGTGGAAGGCCGGTTCATCCGCCATCTGCGCCATATCCGCACCATTATCGGCCTCGCCCCCGGCGTGCGCGACGTGGCGGCGCTGTCCATGCTGCTGACGCAGAAGGGCGCATTCTTCCTGTGCGACACCCAGGTGCAGACCGACCCCACCGCCGAGGACCTCGCGGAGATGGCGCAGCTTGCCGCCGCGCATGTGCGCCGCTTCGGCATCGAGCCGAAAGTGGCGCTGCTGTCGCATTCCGACTTCGGCAGCCGCGACGACGAGAGCGCCAAGAAGATGCGCCGCACGCTCGACCTCGTTCTCCAGCGCGCCCCCGACCTGATGGTCGATGGCGAGATGGAGGGCGACAGCGCGCTGGTGCCGGAAATGCGCGAGCGGGTGCTGCCGGGCGGGCGGCTGCAGGGCGTGGCGAATATCCTCGTAATGCCCAATCTCGATGCGGCCAATATCAGCTACCAGATGGTGAAGGTGTTCGGCGACGCGCTTCCCGTCGGGCCGATCCTGCTCGGCCCGGCCAAGCCCGCCCATGTGCTCACCCCCTCGGTGACGGCGCGCGGCATCGTCAACATGACCGCCATCGCGGTGGTGGAAGCCCAGCACGGCTGAGTATGCGGGGGCAGGGCGCGCCGGCCGGCGCGCTTCTGCTCCCGACGGCTTCATGATACCCTCGGGCGAACGTCATCCCGTCGCGGCGAAGGTCGCGGCGGGATGTTCATGACCTGCGGGGCCGCACGGCCCCGCCTCCCCGGAGAGCTTCTCATGCGCGCCCCCCTGATGTTCGCGACGCTGGCGCTGGCCGGCGGTCTTCTTGCCGCTGCCCCCGGTGCGGCGCGGGCCAATGACACGACGGCGGGGGCGATCATTGGCGGGGCGGCCGGCGCCATCATCGGCGGCGCCGCCAGTGGCAATGCCGGCGGCGCGGTGGCGGGGGCGGTGATCGGCGGCGCCACCGGCGCGATCATCGGCAACCAGAGCGACAAGAACAAGAAGAAGTCCTATTACTACTGGTCGAGCGGCAAGTGCCTGTACCGCTACCCCAACGGGCAGGTGGTCAAGGTCAGCAAGAACTACTGCTATTGAGCGCTGGCGCGGGGAGCCGTCGTTCCGGTCGCACAGGGCGCGAAGCTGACGTAACGTAAGTTTTCGCCGTCCGGTTGCTTTATGGCGCGAATGTGGCGGTTTTCGCCGTGGAATTGACACATTTTTGCCCAAGCTACCCCCCGTCGCCCATTCGCCGGACGAGGGCTGCCGCAAGGCGCCGCCGGCAGGCGGATGCGCGCGGTGCGGCGGGCTCGCTGAGAGGCCGCCGGGGTCTCACTGGTCTCGAAGGTTGTCTCTGATGGCGGATACCGGCACGGTTAAGTGGTTCAACGAGCAGAAGGGCTACGGCTTCATCCAGCCCGATAATGGCGGCAAGGACGTGTTCGTCCACATCAGCGCGGTGCAGCGCTCGGGCCTGCAGGGGCTGCGCGACGGCGACAAGATCTCGTTCGAGCTGCAGACGGACCAGCGCTCGGGCAAGACCTCCGCGGTCAATCTCCGTCCGCTCTGAGCCGGCGGGCCCCGCATCGGTCGTTCGCGTCCGATGAGAATCAATACAATGTCGTCGCTCCCGGAGCGGCGACATTTCGCTGCGGAACTACTGCTTCCGCCCGTCGCGCCTCTTGCAAACACAGCCATTCGCGCTAGTCTCTCGCGCAGACTTTGGCTGGACTCTGGGCCGTTTCACCTGCGGGTGCACGTTCAGCTTTTCTTCCAAATTCGACCCAGCGGCATGGCCCCGGCCAGGCCGGATGTGCAACCTCGATACGTGAGACTATCCTAATGTCTACCCAGACCGGCACCGTGAAGTGGTTCAACGATCAGAAGGGCTACGGCTTCATTCAGCCCGATGGCGCTGGCAAGGACGTGTTCGTCCACATCAGCGCGGTTCAGCGTTCGGGCCTCCAGGGCCTGCGTGACGGCGAGAAGGTGTCCTTCGAGCTGCAGACCGACCAGCGTTCCGGCAAGACCTCCGCGGTCAACCTGCGCGTCGGCTGATCCAGCCCTACGGGGCCGGCGCCTGCCGCCGGCTTCTGCGTAAACAAGGGAGAGCCGCTGGCCCCGCCGGGCCGGCGGCTTTCTTTTGCGCCAGGCAGGTGCCGCTGAATTGGTGAGGCCGGGCGTCGGCGCGGCCGCCGCCCGGCGGGGCCTCTCCCCGAGGCCGATCCCTATGCCGGGCGGGCGCCGAGAAGATCGGCCAGAGTGAGCGCGATCACCTTGGTGGCGCGGTTCAGTTCGTCGAGCGGCAGGCGCTCATCCGCCCGATGGGCGTTCGCCTCTTCGATGGAGCGCGGGCCGGCGCCGTAGAGCACGGTCGGCACGCCGGCGGCGGCATAGAGCCGGGCATCGGTGTAAAGCGGCACGCCGACGGCCTCGACCGTCTCGCCCATGATGTCGCTGGCATGGCGGCACAGCAGCGCGCTCAGATGCTGCGAGGCCGGGGTCGGGGTGAGCGGGGTGGCGAGCAGGATGCGGCGCACCTCCACCCGGGCATCCGGGAAATCCTGTGCCGCCGCCGCGATCACCGCCCGCAGTTCCGCTTCCACCTCGGCCGGGTTCTCTTCCGGGATCATCCGCCGGTCGAGGCGGAAGGTGATGCGGTCGGGCACGACATTGGTGTTGATGCCGCCCCGGATCAGCCCCACCGTCATTTGCGGGCTGCCAATGCCGGCAATGGCGGAGACGCGCGCCGCCAGCCCTTTGCGCCAGGCATAGAGCGCGCTCAGCACATGATTGGCCGCTTCCAGCGCGTCGATGCCGGTGAAGGGCTTGGCGGCATGGGCCGAGCGGCCGTTGACCTCGACTTCCAGATGCAGACAGCCATTATGGGCGTTGACGACGCCATAGGAGAAGCCGGCGGAAAGGGCGTAGTCCGGCCGGCTCAGCCCTTCGCGCAGCAGCCAGCCCGGCCCGATCTCGCCGCCGGCCTCCTCGTCATAGGTGAAGTGCAGTTCCACCGTGCCGCCGAGCGCCGCGCCGCTCTGCTTCAGCGCGATCAGCGCCCAGAGATAGGTGGCGAAGTCGGATTTGGAGACGGCGACGCCGCGCCCATACATCCAGCCATCGACGATCTCGGCGCCATAGGGGTCATGGGTCCAGCCTTCGCCCGGCGGCACCACATCGCCATGGGCGTTGAGCGCCACCACCGGGCCCTCGCCGAAACGGTGGCGCACGATCAGATTGGTGGCCGACACCATGCCATTGGCGCGCACCAGCTCGTCCGGCACGCGATGGCGCTCGACGGTGAAGCCGAGCGCTTCGATCAGCCGCGCGGTGTGCTCGGCATGCGGGGCGCAGTCGCCGGGCGGATTGTCGGAGGGAAAGCGCACGATCTCGGCGAGGAAGCGGATCTGGCGCGCGCGCTCCTGGTCGATGAAGTCGGCGAGGCGGTGGGCAAGCGTGGACATGGGGTACCTGTCAGCAGGCTGGGCGCCGGGGCGGCGCGTAATCGCGGAGGAAATCGAGCAGCACGGCGACCGCCGTCCCGGCATCCTCGACGGTGATCGACTCAGTGGGGCTGTGGCTCACGCCGCCGGCGCAGCGCACGAACAGCATGCCCACCGGGCAGAGCGCGGCCATGGCGAGCCCGTCATGGCCGGCGCCGCTCGGCAGCCGCCGGGGGGCGATGTTCTGACGTTCCACCGCGCGCGCGAGCCGCGCCTGCAGATCGTCGTCGCAGGCCACCGCCGGCGCCTCGTAGAAGCGCTGCAGCCGCAGCGCGACCCCGCGCCGGGCGGCGATGGCGTCGAAGCTCCGCTGCAATTGGGCGATGGCGCCGAGCCGCACCTCGTCGCGCGGGCTGCGTATGTCGAGGGTGAGGCGGGCGCCGGCGGCGATGACATTCACCGCGCCGGGCAGGGCGGTGAAGCAGCCGACCGTCGCCACGAGGTCGGGCGTGCGCCGCGCCAGATCCTCCACCGCGAGCACAATCTCCGCCGCCGCCGCCACCGCGTCGTGGCGCAGATGCATCGGCACCGTGCCGGCATGGCCGGCCTCGCCGTCGATGTCGAGGGTGAAGCGGCTGGCGCCGCTGATGGCGGTGACGATGCCGACGGCGAGATCCTCGCTTTCCAGCACCGGGCCCTGCTCGATGTGGAGTTCGACATAACCCGCCACGTCGCTGGCCTCGTGCCGGGCACTGGCGAGGGCGTCGGGTTGGCCGCCGAAAGCGGCGAGCGCGTCGCCCAGCCGTATGCCATCGGCATCGCGCG is a genomic window of Ancylobacter sp. IITR112 containing:
- a CDS encoding cold-shock protein — its product is MSTQTGTVKWFNDQKGYGFIQPDGAGKDVFVHISAVQRSGLQGLRDGEKVSFELQTDQRSGKTSAVNLRVG
- a CDS encoding glycine zipper domain-containing protein; the protein is MRAPLMFATLALAGGLLAAAPGAARANDTTAGAIIGGAAGAIIGGAASGNAGGAVAGAVIGGATGAIIGNQSDKNKKKSYYYWSSGKCLYRYPNGQVVKVSKNYCY
- a CDS encoding allantoate amidohydrolase, with the protein product MSSAPSPLPRGAALMARLNELARHSDEPGRLTRLYLSPAHRSAARLVAGWMEEAGMSVHMDAVGNVIGRYAGQTADAPALLLGSHIDTVRDAGKYDGNLGVLAAIQAVAELNAQGERLPVALEVIAFGDEEGVRFPVTLSGSRAIAGTLDPSVLEARDADGIRLGDALAAFGGQPDALASARHEASDVAGYVELHIEQGPVLESEDLAVGIVTAISGASRFTLDIDGEAGHAGTVPMHLRHDAVAAAAEIVLAVEDLARRTPDLVATVGCFTALPGAVNVIAAGARLTLDIRSPRDEVRLGAIAQLQRSFDAIAARRGVALRLQRFYEAPAVACDDDLQARLARAVERQNIAPRRLPSGAGHDGLAMAALCPVGMLFVRCAGGVSHSPTESITVEDAGTAVAVLLDFLRDYAPPRRPAC
- a CDS encoding cold-shock protein, translated to MADTGTVKWFNEQKGYGFIQPDNGGKDVFVHISAVQRSGLQGLRDGDKISFELQTDQRSGKTSAVNLRPL
- a CDS encoding NADP-dependent malic enzyme encodes the protein MASYISDDLRSGALFYHRNPRPGKLEIQATKPLANQRDLALAYTPGVAAVCEAIAAEKELVAELTARQNLVAVVSNGTAVLGLGNIGPEASKPVMEGKAVLFKKFAGIDVFDIEINALEPDHVVSVVAALEPTFGGINLEDIKAPECFEIETRLREKMAIPVFHDDQHGTAIIVVAAIVNALHIGGKKLEDVKIVTSGAGAAAIATLNLLRSMGARRENIWVTDIEGVVYEGREKLMDPYKGVFAQKTDKRTLAEVIEGADIFIGLSAGGVLKPEMLKTMADRPLIMALANPTPEIMPDLARDARPDAMICTGRSDFPNQVNNVLCFPFIFRGALDAGATTINEEMKVAAVNAIAELARETPSDVVARAYGGETPVFGPTSLIPSPFDPRLILRIAPAVAKAAMESGVAKRPIADFDAYQEQLDRFVFRSGLVMKPIFALAKQAPKRVIYAEGEDERILRAAQVVVEEGIARPILIGRPSVVETRLQRFGLSIRPGREFDLINPEDDPRYRDYVTTYVEHAGRRGVTPELARTLVRTTPTVIAALAVVRGDADTMLCGVEGRFIRHLRHIRTIIGLAPGVRDVAALSMLLTQKGAFFLCDTQVQTDPTAEDLAEMAQLAAAHVRRFGIEPKVALLSHSDFGSRDDESAKKMRRTLDLVLQRAPDLMVDGEMEGDSALVPEMRERVLPGGRLQGVANILVMPNLDAANISYQMVKVFGDALPVGPILLGPAKPAHVLTPSVTARGIVNMTAIAVVEAQHG
- a CDS encoding M20/M25/M40 family metallo-hydrolase; the protein is MSTLAHRLADFIDQERARQIRFLAEIVRFPSDNPPGDCAPHAEHTARLIEALGFTVERHRVPDELVRANGMVSATNLIVRHRFGEGPVVALNAHGDVVPPGEGWTHDPYGAEIVDGWMYGRGVAVSKSDFATYLWALIALKQSGAALGGTVELHFTYDEEAGGEIGPGWLLREGLSRPDYALSAGFSYGVVNAHNGCLHLEVEVNGRSAHAAKPFTGIDALEAANHVLSALYAWRKGLAARVSAIAGIGSPQMTVGLIRGGINTNVVPDRITFRLDRRMIPEENPAEVEAELRAVIAAAAQDFPDARVEVRRILLATPLTPTPASQHLSALLCRHASDIMGETVEAVGVPLYTDARLYAAAGVPTVLYGAGPRSIEEANAHRADERLPLDELNRATKVIALTLADLLGARPA